AACGAGATGGCACTGATGTTCGACTCCCGCGTCCACGCACTGGAATCCGACATCAACGTGAAAGTGTACACGTTCCCGGAACTCGAAGAACTGGTCGACCTGATGCAGGAAATCGAAGTGTAAGCAGTATTACGAGAGAAGGGCGGCGAGCACTGCTGATGAACTCCTTTTCCCTCATGAAAGATTTAGCAGTGTTTCTTGTACCGTGAGCCCCTGCGTCATGATATGCCAGGAGGAAGCCCGCAAACTCTACGACCGTTCCTGTGGCGTGCAGAGACACTGTATCCGGACACAGAAGTCGTCTCTCGTACCCACGAGGGTATCGTCCGTCACGACTACGCGGAATATGCCGAGCGGACGGCGCAGTTAGCGAACGCAGTCGAGGAGGCCGGCTACGGCGACGGCGAGCGGCTCGGGACGTTCTGCTGGAACCATAGCCGTCACTTCGAGACCTACTTCGGGATACCGGGAACCGGGGCGCAGTTACACACTATCAACCCGCTCCTGCCCGACGAACACATCCAGTACATCGTCAGCGACGCACAGGACGAGCTCATTTTCGTCGACGAATCGCTCCTGCCGAAGCTCGAGGGCGCGGCGACAGAAGATCCGGAGTCCTTCGAGACGGTCGAGCAGTTCATCGTGATGAGCGAGTCCGTCCCGGAGACGGACCTTGACGCCGTCGCCTACGAGTCGTTCATCGCCGACCAGCCGACGGAGTACGACTGGCCCGAACTGGAGGGGGACCGCCCTGCAGGCCTCTGTTACACATCGGGCACGACTGGGCGACCGAAAGGCGTCGAGTACACCCAGCAGATGCTGTGGAGCCACACGATGGGCATTCAGTCGCCACAGGGCATCCCAGTCGACGACGACGACGTTGTAATGCCCGTCGTCCCGATGTTCCACGTCAACGCGTGGGGCCTCCCGTTTTCGACAACTGCAGGCGGGGCCAAACACGTCTACCCCGGCCCACAGCCCGAGCCCGCAGACCTCGCGAAGCTCATCGAGGAGGAGAACGTCACCGTTACCGCTGGCGTCCCGACCGTCTGGTTGGGGCTAATGGAGTACATCAAAGAGAACGACGTCGACCTCTCTTCGCTTGAGCGGCTGATTGTCGGCGGAAGTGCCGCCCCAGAGGCGATGATCCGGTTCTTCGATGACCACGACGTGGAGCTCGTCCATGCGTGGGGGATGACCGAGACGGCACCGGTGGGTGCGGTAGCGTCCCTGCGAAGTGATTTAGAGGACGCCGACTACCAGACGCAACTGGACAAGCGCTCGAAACAGGGGCTTATCACGCCCGGGCTGGAGTTCCGTGTCATTGACGACGACGGCAACGAGGTCCCACACAACGGCGAGGACTTCGGTGAGCTACACATCCGCGGGCCGTGGGTGACGACGGAGTACTTCAAGCGGCCGGAAGCGAACGAACAGGAGTTCGAGGACGGGTATCTGAAAACTGGTGATGTGGTCTCCGTCGACGAGGACGGTTACATCAAGATCGTCGACCGGGCAAAAGACGTTATCAAGAGCGGCGGAGAGTGGATCTCCTCGCTCGAACTGGAAAACGAGCTGATAGCACATGACGGCGTGAACGAAGCGGCAGTCATCGGTGTCCCACACGAGCGCTGGCAGGAGCGCCCCCTCGCGATGATCGTTCCGGCAGCCGACGCCGACGAAGACACGCTCGGTGATGAGCTCCGGGAGCACATCCTCGATTCCTACCCCAAGTGGTGGGTCCCGGACAACTTCATTACCATCGACGAGGTCCCGAAGACGGCGACCGGCAAGTTCGACAAGAAGTCGCTCCGTGACGAGTACGCCGACGAATCACTCGTTGAGGGTCGCGTCCCCGACGATGCTGCCCCTGAGTAAGAGCGTACGGAACGGTTACTGGACGCCAGCGACGAGACTCCGAACTTCGGTCTGGTAGGTGTCTGGCTGGAGGCCGAGGTCGACATCGACGGTGACTGTAATCCCGTCGCTCAGGTCGGTTTCGACGGTCTGTGCGAAGTTCTGTGCCGGGTACGCACCGCCGGAGATGATGACGAAGTCGCCGTGGTGCCAGACGGCAAACATCGCCGAGATATCGATGTCACTTGCCGGAATCTCGACGACCTCGTTCTCCGTCACGTCGAAGGAAATCCCCTCGAATGGGTACACGGCAGACAGTGCCACCGTCTCGGCTGTCTCACCGGTATCGATATCGATTGTGCCCTCGCCGGATTTCTCGATGTCGGTCAGCCCCTGTGCCTCCATCTGCTGTTCGAAGCTGTCGCGGGCATTTGTTCTGACTTCGGCCAGCAGTTCTTTGCGGCCCACGCCGGCTGGAAGGTTGTCCAGATTGGGGCTGAAATCCACCCGCGTGGCGAAAAACACCGAAAGCGCAGTCTGCACCTGATCGAGGGTTCGGTCGGCGACACGCGCCTGTAACTGTTCGTCGACGTACTGGACCGTACTGGAGACGGCTTCGACTGATACCGGGCCATAGTTTCTGTCGAACACCGTTTCTGCGGACTGGTCCGTTCGCGTCCAGCCGCCGTCGTTCAGTTGCTGTTTCGGAACGTCGGGTGGCGGTGCCTCAGCTGCGGCCAGAAACGAACACCCCGCAAGCCCGGCGGTCCCGAGGCCGGCTCCGGCAAGCAGGTAGTCTCGACGATTCATGTCCGAGGGAGGTCACAGCCATGCAAAAGCGTGCTGGCCGATTATCAGGAGTTTTGGAGAAACAACTACGACGGTGTTTGGCAGAGTTCCACGGAGTATATGAGTACAC
The Haloarcula sp. CBA1129 genome window above contains:
- a CDS encoding long-chain fatty acid--CoA ligase yields the protein MPGGSPQTLRPFLWRAETLYPDTEVVSRTHEGIVRHDYAEYAERTAQLANAVEEAGYGDGERLGTFCWNHSRHFETYFGIPGTGAQLHTINPLLPDEHIQYIVSDAQDELIFVDESLLPKLEGAATEDPESFETVEQFIVMSESVPETDLDAVAYESFIADQPTEYDWPELEGDRPAGLCYTSGTTGRPKGVEYTQQMLWSHTMGIQSPQGIPVDDDDVVMPVVPMFHVNAWGLPFSTTAGGAKHVYPGPQPEPADLAKLIEEENVTVTAGVPTVWLGLMEYIKENDVDLSSLERLIVGGSAAPEAMIRFFDDHDVELVHAWGMTETAPVGAVASLRSDLEDADYQTQLDKRSKQGLITPGLEFRVIDDDGNEVPHNGEDFGELHIRGPWVTTEYFKRPEANEQEFEDGYLKTGDVVSVDEDGYIKIVDRAKDVIKSGGEWISSLELENELIAHDGVNEAAVIGVPHERWQERPLAMIVPAADADEDTLGDELREHILDSYPKWWVPDNFITIDEVPKTATGKFDKKSLRDEYADESLVEGRVPDDAAPE
- a CDS encoding DUF6517 family protein; translated protein: MNRRDYLLAGAGLGTAGLAGCSFLAAAEAPPPDVPKQQLNDGGWTRTDQSAETVFDRNYGPVSVEAVSSTVQYVDEQLQARVADRTLDQVQTALSVFFATRVDFSPNLDNLPAGVGRKELLAEVRTNARDSFEQQMEAQGLTDIEKSGEGTIDIDTGETAETVALSAVYPFEGISFDVTENEVVEIPASDIDISAMFAVWHHGDFVIISGGAYPAQNFAQTVETDLSDGITVTVDVDLGLQPDTYQTEVRSLVAGVQ